The nucleotide sequence CATACAATGAAGTTAAACCGCCCATTACACCGGCCTCGGTTTTGAAATATTCAGGAGTGTATTGACTGCGTGGCTTTTCATCCAGTATATCAGTACATCCCATCAGAAACATTGCCATCAGCAATGTTCCCAGCAAAGCTTTATTATATATGCGTTTCATTGTAATCTATTTAAAAAGTTATATTTAGACCCATCAGATAGTTATGAGATTCCGGGGTGTTGTAACCCACAGTAAGCAAGCGCTTCAGGTTCCCTGAATACGCTACAGCAGCAGTGGAGCCATCATTAGCATAGGAGTTGGTTTCCGGGTCCATACCTGATTGTTTGTGATATGGAGAGAACAACACGAATGGATTTTGTACTGTGCAATAGAAACGTACTCTTTCCATACCGACTTTACGGGTTAATTTGGGGTTCAGGTTGTATCCTAAAGTGAAGGTGCGAACTTTCAAATATGAGCCATCAAAATATCCCAATGTAGATCCATATTTCGGGTTATCATTACTTTTTGGAGTATTCGGAGCTGGGAATTTTGCACCTGTATTGCTTTCCGTCCAGTAGTCGATCTTGATTTGGCCTCTACGACCATCCTCAAGATTCAGGTAGCCACTTGTACCATAGAGTGTGCTGTTCAATATACCTCCATGCTGGAATGCGCCTACCACACTCAGGTCAAATCCCTTATAGGCAACACGGGTATTAAAACCACCCTGAAAATCAGGATCGCAATCAATAACCTGTCTGTCTGCTTGCTCATTAATTATTCTTGTCGGAGTACCATCAGCATTATATGTACCGGTATAGAGAACTTTAATCATCCCTTTTTTGCCCTGTGATCCCTCATATAGCTTGGCCTCTTCATCGGTCTGATAAATACCAATTCTTTTATAGTCATAGATTACATTGAGCGGATGGCCTACAAATAACCAGTTATCAATATCTTTATCACGACCGGAATTTAGCTTCACAATCTTATTTTTGTTGGAGTAGAGGTTAACTCCAGCCTCCCAGGTCCAACCATTTACGTTATCTAGGATCACGCCGTTAAGTGAAAGCTCCCAACCATTATTCCGGGTGGATCCCACATTGGCCATAATAGTGTTAACACCAGAAGTCACAGGGAGATTTACCGCCAATAACAAATCTTTCGTATCAGTAGTATAGTACTCAAATGTACCAGATAAACGATGTTTCAGGAATGAAAAGTCAAGACCTGCATTTTTGGTGATAGAATATTCCCATCCCAAATTAGGGTTGGGCAGATCTGTCACATAGTATCCAGTAGCATAAGAAGTACCATAGTTATATGGACGAGTACTTAATTTACCCAGTGTAGCATAAGGAGCTACTGATTGGTTTGATGTTTGTCCGTAACCTAAACGCAGCTTCAGGGCGTCCAGCCAGGTAACATCTTTCATAAAGGATTCCTTATTAATATTCCAACCTAATGATAATGCCGGATAGCTATGCCATTTGTGTCCCGGAGCTAATCGGGAAGAAGCGTCAGTACGAATAGTTGCACTGATCATATAACGATCATCATACGAATACATGACACGTCCCATATATGATATTAGCCCACTCACTGAATATCCACCGGGATTGATAGTAATGTCATCATTGCTACTTGTCGAACTATTAGCCAGGTTGAAATACTGGAAATTATCGCCTGAGATATTTTTTCTGGAGAATGAAGAGCTATTGTATTGTGTCTCTTCTGCCGAATATAGAGCAACTGCGTTTACCCTGTGTTTTTCTGCAAATTCACGATCGTAAGTCAACAAGTTCTCTACAGCCCAGTTGGTAGTGAGTGAATTATTGATAGAAGCTGAGTTTGGAGAATCAGGAGTAGAACTAAAGACTCCAATTCCGGTGTAACTACCACCATTACTTTGACGGTAGTTCGCACCAACGTTTACACGCGCTTTCAGGCCTTCCACTCCCGGAATCTTGAGTTCCCCGTAAGCAGAGTTATAAGAACCATACGCTTTAGTCTTATCTATCCATTTATCACCCAAAGCATTAATACTCTCACGGGTAAGTACCCACTGGTTATCTTTAGGCATAGCAACAACTCTTTTTAGTGTACCATCCTCATTGTACGGATTTACCAATGGAGACATACTTAACACGCCCCCCATTCCGAGGCTGGCTCCGTTTGTAATATTGAAGTTGTTGTTTGTAGTAAATCCTATACGGAATAGTTTCCCAACCTCCTGATCAACAGAAGCTCTTATTGAATAACGGTTGTAATCAGACCCCGGTATTACAGCCTCATCCCGATAATAACCGGCGCCAAACTTATAGCTTCCCCTTTCATTACCACTGGAAACACCCAAGTCATGACTTTGCACCGTACCGGTACGGTAAAACAAATCCTGCCAGTCAGTATTTGCTGAATAAGTATAAGTTCCGTCTGCATTTTTCACATTAGGCTCGTCAGCTCCCGGTGTATTCAGGCCGGCTATCGCACGCAGCGCTGCATATTCAGTAGCATTCATCATCGGATACTTGACTGCATTTTTGAAGCCATAATAGCCACTATAGGTGACCTGCTCCTTCTGACCTTTTGAACCTTTGTTGGTAGTAATCAGAATAACACCATTTGCACCACGGGAACCGTAAATAGCAGTCGCAGAAGCATCCTTCAAAATATCAATACTTTTGATATCATCAGGACTGATATCTGCAATTGTTCCCGAGAAAGGAATACCGTCAAGTACAATCAACGGATCGTTATCTGCGTTTATAGAACGTGTACCACGGATACGAATCTGCATGGTAGCGCCCGGCTTAGTGGATGTTTGTGCCATTTGTACACCGGCTACACGTCCTTGCAATGCCTGTGAGATATTAGATGCCGGCACTTCGCGTATTATATCACCTTTGATTGAGGCTACAGATCCTGTTACAGCTTCTTTTCTTTGATTACCGTATCCGATAACTACGACCTCTTCTAGTTGTTTTTTATTTTCCTGCAAAACAACACTGATTTGCGTTTGACCTTTTACTGAAACAGTTTTGGTATCAAAACCAACAAAAGAAAATGAGATACTGGATTGGCCGGATACTTTGATCTGGAACTTTCCGTCAACTCCTGTGATCGTTCCGTTCTTTGTACCGGTTTCCACAACATTCACACCCGGAAGGGTCTCTCCCTTTTCGTCTTTCACGACTCCTTTAACGGTAATCGTTTGCGCGAAAGCACATATCGGGAAAAATACAAGTAGTAACAATAGGCTCAGCGGCCTGTGTAGAATTGCGTTTTTCATTTTTGATATTTGTTTGTATTAGAAATCAATTAATAGATAGTTAGTCTGCAAGTTTAGATTTTTGGTAGTTTCAATCTGGTCTAGGTAATGGTTACGTTTTTTTTCATAAGCTGGAATTGATTTTAGGGTTAAACATCGAATGACACAAAGCTAATGCCTGAATAAAAAATTGTATTACGCCCGTTACTCAAAAGCTTTTCTGCGTGTTACATGCTTTGCATATTCGTTACATAAAGTTGATTCTGCGTTACAAACCGATGATATCTGGCTATTTTGATTAATTCAAAGATAAAAAAGGAGGATTTTTTGGTACCCTATAATCTCAAAAACGAAGTGCTTGTGATATAAAATCCGGGGATAAATTGACAGAAAATTGAATGGAAAGACAGAGCTCCTGGCTCTGGGATTGTATTCTAATATCAAAACCAACCTGATTTCGTTTAGTCCGGGATTATATATATGATATATCTGCAAAGGTCTTTTCTGGAATAATCGGGGATTTTGCTATTTGGTCTTACATTCTACGATTGATGATAATGCAAAAAACCGCAGATTCAGCGTTCAATATTCTGGCTGAATCTGCGGTTTAGAAGATAAGATGATCAGGAATCAACTCTCATTTTTGTCTCCCCGGTACTTTTCGGCATACTCAGAAGGTGACATACCGTAGAATTCCCGGAAGGAGTTGGAGAAATGCGACAGGTTGGAAAATCCCAACGCATAGGCTATATCGGAGATACTTTGTTTCTGACTCTTCAGAATCTCTCCGGCCTGTTGCAAACGGATCGTGCGAATGAGATCACGGGCTGATTGATTAGTCAGCTCCTTGAGTTTACGGTGCATGTGAACACGGCTCATCCCTGTTCCTACAGCCAGCGTCTCGACGTTCAGCTCCGGATTGGCAATATTGTCATTGATGATCTTCATGATCTTCTCCAGCAGCACCTGATCGTGCGGGCGCAAAACAACCTGCTTGATCAGATTCTTGTTCTGCTCCGCATCCACCGGTTTCAGTTCCAGACGCTCCCGGTTTTCAATCAGGTTGGCCACCTGTTTCTTCAACAACTCAACATTAAAAGGCTTCACCACATAGGCATCGGCACCGGTATCCAGCCCCTCTGCCACATGATCATCTCCCGTTTTTGCCGTCAGCAGAATAATCGGAATGTGGTTAATATTGATATTGGTCTTCAACTTCCTACACAAGGTAATACCATCCATTTCCGGCATCATCACATCGCTGATCACCAGATGAGGTTTTTCTTTCAAAATAAAATCGAGTGCCTCTTTTCCATTACGGCATTCACTTACATGATAATAAACCGAAAGTTCGCGGCTCAGGTAATGGCGGATTTCATCCTCATCGTCCACGACCAGCACCCGATAGTTGGTTCTGGCTTTAGGCAGCTTCTCTTTGCCAAGGGATTGCTTTTCCAGCTCCGTTTCCACACCTTCACGAGCAGATTTAACGGGAAGTTTATGCCCATTCGTTTCTATCTCATTGGCTGCCAGGTGAGCACTTCCTAATGGCAACCAGATGACAAATTCACTCCCCAGCCCTTCTTGCTTATTCCGGGCAAACAGTTCTCCATGAAGCAACTCGATGAGAGATTTTGCCAGATGCAATCCGATACCGGTACCGAAGTTAACCTTCTCCTGCTCGTTGTCAATCTGGTAAAAGCGTTCAAATATCTTATCAATCTTATCAGCATCCAGACCAATCCCTGTATCTGAAACCACAATTTCACAATACTCCCGGAGCGGACCTGACGCACTTTCATTCGCCTCCCGCTGCATGGTAATCGTAATTTCTCCGTTATCCGGTGTAAACTTAAAAGCATTTGCAAGCAAGTTTACCAATACTTTATCAAAACTATTCAGGTCAATCCAGACATTCAGTTGCGGATCACGGTGAACAAATGAAAATTTAATGTTTCGCTTAACAGCCTGATATTCGAAAGTCTGCATCAGGTCATCAATAAATCCCACCAAATCGGCTTCACGCAATTTCACCGTCATCTGACCTTTGTCTATTTTCCGGATATCCATCAACTGGTTAATCAGGCTGAGAATGCGCTGCGAGTTACGGAACATCATCTGGTAAAGCTTCTGATGCTCCGGATCGCTATTTTCCTTAATCAACTTCTCCAGCGGACTCATAATCAGGGTCATCGGCGTACGTATCTCGTGGGAGATATTGATAAAGAACTGCAGCTTAGCCTCACTGATCTGCTCGGCGTGCTCTACACGCATAATCTCCTGCCGGTAGCGAATTTTATTGAGGATATACTGGGCAATTCCCCACATCAAAAGCAGAAAGAGGATAAAATAGATTGTTTTCGCCCACCAGGAGAAGTACCAGGGTGGCGAAATCAGGATGTAAAATACTTTCTCTTCCGACATCGTATCATGGATACAGGCTTTTACCCGCAGTTTGTAACTGCCATAATCAATGTTGGTAAAGTTGATCCGGTTGACGCCTTTCTCGGTCGTCATCCACTGGGAGCTCACCCCCTCCATGAAGTACCGGTAATAGACATGCCGGGAATTACTGAAGTCAAAGGTCGAAAACGCCAGGGCAAACATATTGTCTTTGTAACTTAACCGGATGGTATTGACATCCGAGATAAAGCCATCAATAATCTGGTGTCGTCCCGATTTCTGCCCCTGCACTACCGGTCTGTCCATGATGTAAAGGCCGGTCAGGAAGAGGTGTAGCGGAGTGCGTTTATCTTTTATCTCTTTTGGGGAAAAAGAGGTTACACCACTGATGCCCCCAAAGAACATCTCTCCCGACGGAGCCCTGAAGGCAGCTCCCTTGCTAAACTCATTTCCCTGAAGGCCATCGAAAGCGTAGTGATTGACAAATTTGTTTTGGGAAACGATCAGTTTGGAAATACCACCGTGGGTGCTTATCCAGATGTTTCCAGATTCATCTTCGAGAATACCGCAGATGACATTATCGGCCATTCCGTCTTTGGTCGTATAGAAGCGTGATGTATGTGTTTTCTTATTGAAACAGGCCAACCCTTCCGAAGTACCTACCCAGAGATTTCCCTTTCTGTCTCCGATGATAGAATAAACCGAGTTTCCAGGCAGTGCCTTATTTTCCATATTATAGACGGAAATCTTGCCCTTTCGGGGATCAATGCTGCAAAAACCGTCGTACGTGCCTACCCAGATAATGCCGTCATGATCACACAGAATCGTATTGATCCACTCACTATGCAGGCGGAATGCCTTAGGCGCCGAGTAGGAGTAGTGAGCAGTATAATTCGAAGTAGCCGGATCAAAAACATATACCCCGGCTCCATTGGTGCCTATCCAAAGCCGGTTTTGCGGGTCTCGTGCAATGCAATCAACTTTATTTCGAAATGTATTCGCAGCCTGCCCTTCCAGAGTGTAATCGTAGTAAGTACAGTTTCCGGTATGCTTATCAAACCTGGAAAATCCGTCAAAATAGGAACCCAGCCACAATGTACTGTTATCTCCTTCGACAATAGACATAATGGTACCGGGAACAGACTTCCCATCGTTCAGAGGAGTATAATGGTGCGATGATCCATCGGGGGCAATGCTGTAAAGACCATCATTGTCGGTACCAACCCAGAGGGTATTGTCACGGTCCTTGAGTACCGACATCACGCAACCTGAACCGATTTTATTGCCTGTATAGGATTTATATCCCAGATAGTTAAACTTGTTGGGATTATTCGGGGAGAAGAATACTCCTTTCTGGAAAATGCCGGTCCAGAGATTCCCATCTTTGTCCTGAAGAATGGCATGCACCTTCATTCTCGAGAAATCAAAAGGCGCCCACGGTATCCTGAAATCCTCCAGACATCCCTCCTTCTCGTTGTATATCTTGATCCCGTTTCCGTCGGTTCCTACCAGCAAACGCTTTTGCTTATCCACAAAAAGGCTTTTCACCGGCAAGGCACCAGAGCCAGACTTGTAAGGTACTGCATCAAACTTATTCGTTGCAGGATTAAACCGGAATAACCCTTTGGATAATGTTCCTACAAATATCTCTCCCCGGCAGCTTTCGCAAATAGCCGAAATCTGGTTACTGCCTATCTCTCCGGGACTTTTATACTGGGTAACTTTTCCCGTTTTTGCCGAATAACGGTTCACCCCCCGGTAGTCCGTGGCAATCCAGATATCGCCATGGCTATCCTGATGTATCGCCACGAGGAATTTACTGCTCAACTGAGCAGAAAGCTTCCTATCGGCCTGAACAGGGCCATTTCCCTTCGGAATTCTGACAATGCCGTTACGGGACGTTGCCGCCCATATCTCTCCATCCTGCTTTTCGATAATAGAATAGATCGGCGAATAGACCCGTTGCTTCCCATCATACACGGCAACATCACGAAACGAATCGGTTGCCCGGTCATATTGAAGCAGTCCGTTAATGCACCCCACCCAGAATCGACCTTTGGAGTCTTCATACATCGTGATGACGTAGTTATTCTTCAGGGAAGTGCTGTCTCCGGGTCTGTTTTTGTAAATGGTAAAGCGGACGCCGTCAAACTTATTGAGGCCATCTTCAGTCGCTATCCAGATATAGTTTCGCCGATCCTGGTAAATGGAATTAATCAGGCTGTTTGAAAGGTCTTTGTCCGGAGAATAGAACGTACCGGTCTGTGCATGAACGGTTTGTATCAGGCACAAAAAGATAAGAAGAACCAGGGTTATGCTTCTCTTCATGGTATTCTGTTGTCGTATTAGTCGTAGTCGGGTAACGAATAGCAAATGTAAGAAAAATAAGCAGTTATAAGCCGCGAGACAACAGGTTTTAAATGTATTCGGTGAAACATGGAACGCTCAGAAACTTACTGCATATTATTTAGGTGGTCTAAATCCGACAAGCGGCTTAGAGCCGCTTGTCGCGTTGGTATCAAAATGTGTATCCGACTTGCAATTGTAGATCGGAGCGGAGTCCTTTCAACTGACCTTCTCCGTGCAAATAATTTGCGCCAACGGTTAATAATCTTTTTCCACATTTCATATCTACACCGGTACCTACTGTAATGTAGAATTTCACATCACCGGAAATGTCATTTAACGGCTTAATGTATGTTGTTTCCGGTTTTATCTGATTCCATAGAGGTGTCGAATAATATTCATAATATCCCTTTGAACTCAGGTAAATCATACATCCGGGACCTCCTTTCATAAAAGGAATAAACTTTCTGCTACTGCTGTTAAATGAATACTTCAACAGCACAGGTATTTTCAGTGCTGTAAATTTAATATCTAAATTATAGATATACAGAAGC is from Parabacteroides sp. FAFU027 and encodes:
- a CDS encoding SusC/RagA family TonB-linked outer membrane protein, which gives rise to MKNAILHRPLSLLLLLVFFPICAFAQTITVKGVVKDEKGETLPGVNVVETGTKNGTITGVDGKFQIKVSGQSSISFSFVGFDTKTVSVKGQTQISVVLQENKKQLEEVVVIGYGNQRKEAVTGSVASIKGDIIREVPASNISQALQGRVAGVQMAQTSTKPGATMQIRIRGTRSINADNDPLIVLDGIPFSGTIADISPDDIKSIDILKDASATAIYGSRGANGVILITTNKGSKGQKEQVTYSGYYGFKNAVKYPMMNATEYAALRAIAGLNTPGADEPNVKNADGTYTYSANTDWQDLFYRTGTVQSHDLGVSSGNERGSYKFGAGYYRDEAVIPGSDYNRYSIRASVDQEVGKLFRIGFTTNNNFNITNGASLGMGGVLSMSPLVNPYNEDGTLKRVVAMPKDNQWVLTRESINALGDKWIDKTKAYGSYNSAYGELKIPGVEGLKARVNVGANYRQSNGGSYTGIGVFSSTPDSPNSASINNSLTTNWAVENLLTYDREFAEKHRVNAVALYSAEETQYNSSSFSRKNISGDNFQYFNLANSSTSSNDDITINPGGYSVSGLISYMGRVMYSYDDRYMISATIRTDASSRLAPGHKWHSYPALSLGWNINKESFMKDVTWLDALKLRLGYGQTSNQSVAPYATLGKLSTRPYNYGTSYATGYYVTDLPNPNLGWEYSITKNAGLDFSFLKHRLSGTFEYYTTDTKDLLLAVNLPVTSGVNTIMANVGSTRNNGWELSLNGVILDNVNGWTWEAGVNLYSNKNKIVKLNSGRDKDIDNWLFVGHPLNVIYDYKRIGIYQTDEEAKLYEGSQGKKGMIKVLYTGTYNADGTPTRIINEQADRQVIDCDPDFQGGFNTRVAYKGFDLSVVGAFQHGGILNSTLYGTSGYLNLEDGRRGQIKIDYWTESNTGAKFPAPNTPKSNDNPKYGSTLGYFDGSYLKVRTFTLGYNLNPKLTRKVGMERVRFYCTVQNPFVLFSPYHKQSGMDPETNSYANDGSTAAVAYSGNLKRLLTVGYNTPESHNYLMGLNITF
- a CDS encoding two-component regulator propeller domain-containing protein, whose amino-acid sequence is MKRSITLVLLIFLCLIQTVHAQTGTFYSPDKDLSNSLINSIYQDRRNYIWIATEDGLNKFDGVRFTIYKNRPGDSTSLKNNYVITMYEDSKGRFWVGCINGLLQYDRATDSFRDVAVYDGKQRVYSPIYSIIEKQDGEIWAATSRNGIVRIPKGNGPVQADRKLSAQLSSKFLVAIHQDSHGDIWIATDYRGVNRYSAKTGKVTQYKSPGEIGSNQISAICESCRGEIFVGTLSKGLFRFNPATNKFDAVPYKSGSGALPVKSLFVDKQKRLLVGTDGNGIKIYNEKEGCLEDFRIPWAPFDFSRMKVHAILQDKDGNLWTGIFQKGVFFSPNNPNKFNYLGYKSYTGNKIGSGCVMSVLKDRDNTLWVGTDNDGLYSIAPDGSSHHYTPLNDGKSVPGTIMSIVEGDNSTLWLGSYFDGFSRFDKHTGNCTYYDYTLEGQAANTFRNKVDCIARDPQNRLWIGTNGAGVYVFDPATSNYTAHYSYSAPKAFRLHSEWINTILCDHDGIIWVGTYDGFCSIDPRKGKISVYNMENKALPGNSVYSIIGDRKGNLWVGTSEGLACFNKKTHTSRFYTTKDGMADNVICGILEDESGNIWISTHGGISKLIVSQNKFVNHYAFDGLQGNEFSKGAAFRAPSGEMFFGGISGVTSFSPKEIKDKRTPLHLFLTGLYIMDRPVVQGQKSGRHQIIDGFISDVNTIRLSYKDNMFALAFSTFDFSNSRHVYYRYFMEGVSSQWMTTEKGVNRINFTNIDYGSYKLRVKACIHDTMSEEKVFYILISPPWYFSWWAKTIYFILFLLLMWGIAQYILNKIRYRQEIMRVEHAEQISEAKLQFFINISHEIRTPMTLIMSPLEKLIKENSDPEHQKLYQMMFRNSQRILSLINQLMDIRKIDKGQMTVKLREADLVGFIDDLMQTFEYQAVKRNIKFSFVHRDPQLNVWIDLNSFDKVLVNLLANAFKFTPDNGEITITMQREANESASGPLREYCEIVVSDTGIGLDADKIDKIFERFYQIDNEQEKVNFGTGIGLHLAKSLIELLHGELFARNKQEGLGSEFVIWLPLGSAHLAANEIETNGHKLPVKSAREGVETELEKQSLGKEKLPKARTNYRVLVVDDEDEIRHYLSRELSVYYHVSECRNGKEALDFILKEKPHLVISDVMMPEMDGITLCRKLKTNININHIPIILLTAKTGDDHVAEGLDTGADAYVVKPFNVELLKKQVANLIENRERLELKPVDAEQNKNLIKQVVLRPHDQVLLEKIMKIINDNIANPELNVETLAVGTGMSRVHMHRKLKELTNQSARDLIRTIRLQQAGEILKSQKQSISDIAYALGFSNLSHFSNSFREFYGMSPSEYAEKYRGDKNES